The following are encoded together in the Mesoterricola sediminis genome:
- a CDS encoding response regulator produces MSPAAVVRDSVPAFSRQLTALLVEDDGPTRLFLSTLLAGTFKELHTARDGQEGLEAFRRTAPDIVLADQAMPRLSGLLMIAGIREADPKVPVIFITSTMDTEILVEAINLGISAFVPKPVTTPLLAKAISLVVGLLENDHLQRKTVEQELTLLQMKEKYHDLQQETAFRKELSILENEYLARPFRCGAGCGEWVAQVQYHPHDIMCGDSWSLRRLPDGGMLIYLADAMGKGLSAALTTSVGAHTFNLQVDGLPPEPFDFQLFIGRFTARMAKRLLEDEILSFLLAWLPGEAPVLETASFGMPPIQVDTGEGGVIRFLSDNPPLSPFADDFRTTRRPLAGAQALLFHTDGLNEAETTAGRLYRDHLQDDLRAAGSRDALWRAFRARVPEPADDVTFLLLSRMDLPVLWEATFVIPPRLAAVDALALDLEDLLAGPLGLAEPLRDALGTSLREALMNAYEHGRLGIDGREKRRLLEEGVWLDHLLEAEAQAEGDIRTHLSLCDRGPNLVFKATVADGGRGFQVPNAWPSERDLLALSGRGLKMIRKYSDGMTFNDSGNEITFFRAFPRSLHADRAHGLP; encoded by the coding sequence ATGAGCCCCGCGGCCGTCGTCCGGGACAGCGTCCCGGCCTTCTCCCGGCAGCTGACGGCGCTGCTCGTGGAGGACGACGGCCCCACGCGGCTCTTCCTCTCCACCCTCCTCGCCGGCACCTTCAAGGAGCTCCACACGGCCCGGGACGGCCAGGAGGGCCTGGAGGCCTTCCGCCGGACCGCCCCGGACATCGTCCTCGCCGACCAGGCCATGCCCCGTCTGTCGGGCCTCCTGATGATCGCCGGGATCCGCGAGGCCGATCCCAAGGTGCCCGTCATCTTCATCACCTCCACCATGGACACGGAGATCCTGGTGGAGGCCATCAACCTCGGCATCTCGGCCTTCGTCCCCAAGCCGGTCACGACGCCCCTCCTCGCCAAGGCCATCTCCCTCGTGGTGGGCCTCCTGGAGAACGACCACCTCCAGCGCAAGACCGTCGAGCAGGAGCTCACCCTCCTGCAGATGAAGGAGAAGTACCACGACCTCCAGCAGGAGACGGCCTTCCGCAAGGAGCTCTCGATCCTGGAGAACGAGTACCTGGCCCGGCCCTTCCGGTGCGGCGCGGGCTGCGGCGAATGGGTCGCCCAGGTGCAGTACCACCCCCACGACATCATGTGCGGCGACAGCTGGTCCCTGCGGCGGCTGCCGGACGGGGGCATGCTCATCTACCTGGCCGACGCCATGGGCAAGGGCCTCTCCGCCGCCCTCACGACGTCCGTGGGGGCCCACACCTTCAACCTCCAGGTGGATGGCCTGCCGCCGGAGCCCTTCGATTTCCAGCTCTTCATCGGCCGTTTCACGGCCCGGATGGCCAAGCGCCTCCTGGAGGACGAGATCCTCTCCTTCCTCCTGGCCTGGCTGCCCGGGGAAGCCCCGGTCCTCGAGACGGCCTCCTTCGGCATGCCGCCCATCCAGGTGGACACCGGGGAGGGCGGGGTCATCCGCTTCCTCAGTGACAACCCGCCCCTCTCCCCCTTCGCGGACGACTTCCGGACCACCCGCCGGCCCCTGGCGGGGGCCCAGGCCCTCCTCTTCCACACGGACGGCCTGAACGAGGCCGAAACCACGGCGGGCCGCCTCTACCGGGACCACCTCCAGGACGACCTCCGGGCCGCGGGATCCCGGGACGCCCTATGGCGCGCCTTCCGGGCGCGGGTCCCCGAACCCGCCGACGATGTGACCTTCCTCCTCCTCTCCCGCATGGACCTGCCGGTCCTGTGGGAGGCGACCTTCGTCATCCCGCCCCGCCTCGCGGCCGTGGACGCGCTCGCCCTGGACCTGGAGGACCTCCTGGCCGGCCCCCTCGGCCTGGCCGAACCCCTCCGGGACGCCCTCGGGACCTCCCTGCGGGAGGCGCTCATGAACGCCTACGAGCACGGGCGCCTGGGCATCGACGGCCGCGAGAAGCGCCGGCTCCTGGAGGAGGGCGTCTGGCTGGATCACCTCCTGGAGGCCGAGGCCCAGGCCGAAGGCGACATCCGCACCCACCTCAGCCTGTGCGACCGCGGCCCCAACCTGGTCTTCAAGGCCACGGTGGCGGACGGCGGGCGGGGCTTCCAGGTGCCCAACGCCTGGCCCAGCGAACGGGATCTCCTCGCCCTCAGTGGACGGGGCCTGAAAATGATTCGAAAATACTCGGACGGCATGACTTTCAACGATTCCGGCAACGAAATCACCTTCTTCAGGGCATTCCCCAGGTCCCTCCATGCAGATCGCGCGCACGGGCTCCCGTGA
- a CDS encoding methyl-accepting chemotaxis protein: protein MNLLKALTIRARVLVIIFGCSLALVTMGAASLFYELKLRSANIQVSMEVYREALTVTLGLLAFFIICGAGLGIILGWSINSSLREITDRVRDLAEGEGDLTRRISVEGRDELSTMAALINTFIRKAHDTVAHSVSVANETAASSNELSTISRDLAENVSSQCVLAENSSTLMTDVARNLDVTEEMSITTTETLEATQRVLDDFVATLNQVGEVVIREGGKQSELAGRMERLSQDAQGINEVLGILAEIANQTNLLALNASIEAAHARESGKGFAVVAEEIRKLAVKTQNSLTEINVNVNKVVDGIEAMVAETAAASETMVDVSGKAQKLLDEAGVTGEKLRGSVETSGDLVRKTTYIATRTKDLIETMNNLVDLSNRNKDAARGVDSVSAALAEKSEDLRSSLNHFRVQ, encoded by the coding sequence ATGAACCTTCTCAAGGCCCTTACGATCCGCGCGCGCGTGCTCGTGATCATTTTCGGCTGCAGCCTCGCCCTGGTCACCATGGGGGCCGCCAGCCTTTTCTATGAACTCAAGCTCAGGTCCGCCAACATCCAGGTGTCCATGGAGGTCTACCGGGAGGCCCTGACCGTGACCCTCGGCCTCCTCGCCTTTTTCATCATCTGCGGCGCGGGCCTCGGCATCATCCTCGGCTGGAGCATCAACAGCTCCCTGCGGGAGATCACCGACCGGGTCCGCGACCTCGCGGAGGGCGAAGGCGACCTCACCCGCCGCATCAGCGTCGAGGGCCGGGACGAGCTCAGCACGATGGCGGCCCTCATCAACACCTTCATCCGCAAGGCCCACGACACCGTGGCCCACAGCGTGAGCGTGGCCAACGAGACCGCGGCGTCCAGCAACGAGCTCTCCACCATCTCCCGGGACCTGGCCGAGAACGTGTCCAGCCAGTGCGTCCTCGCCGAGAACTCGAGCACCCTCATGACGGACGTGGCCCGGAACCTGGACGTCACCGAGGAGATGTCCATCACGACCACCGAGACCCTCGAGGCCACCCAGCGCGTCCTCGACGATTTCGTCGCGACCCTCAACCAGGTCGGCGAGGTGGTGATCCGGGAGGGCGGGAAGCAGTCCGAGCTCGCGGGCCGCATGGAGCGCCTGAGCCAGGACGCCCAGGGCATCAACGAGGTTCTGGGCATCCTCGCGGAGATCGCCAACCAGACCAACCTCCTGGCCCTGAACGCCTCCATCGAGGCCGCCCACGCCCGCGAGTCCGGCAAGGGCTTCGCCGTCGTCGCCGAGGAGATCCGCAAGCTCGCCGTCAAGACCCAGAACTCGCTCACGGAGATCAACGTCAACGTGAACAAGGTCGTCGACGGCATCGAGGCCATGGTCGCCGAGACGGCCGCGGCCTCCGAGACCATGGTCGACGTCTCCGGGAAGGCGCAGAAGCTGCTCGACGAGGCCGGCGTCACAGGCGAGAAGCTCCGCGGCAGCGTCGAGACCAGCGGCGACCTCGTCCGGAAGACCACGTACATCGCCACCCGCACCAAGGACCTCATCGAGACGATGAACAACCTCGTGGACCTGTCCAACCGGAACAAGGACGCCGCCCGGGGCGTGGATTCGGTCTCCGCCGCCCTGGCCGAGAAGAGCGAGGACCTCCGCTCCTCCCTCAACCACTTCCGCGTCCAATGA
- a CDS encoding CsgG/HfaB family protein, translating to MRMPAVLLAAAVSTGAQAQLFQRLFNPEVEVTLTHPPGLGLQVRRVAFAPVTDRASAELADALAVDLAAQGTLEVMDRANLDKVLAEQKLGASGLADEATAVALGRLIGAPVLLIVKTHAFRTREVPLTAQHTVRDLQGAERQVTTYISRTEAELSATLQVVDCATGRLYRGLRLSASPYLASESMTGRPPYPSSVEAKDRAVQEVLRDLRRLLLPWTERRRLVFYDDRDFGMKAAYGRVRAGDAAGALRLSLEARDLAQADPAAKPRQRARAQYNAGICHFIQGDYAAALPLLEAAQGLEPGNGIFLEALAECRKAQGLLEACRRVEARSGAPSEKAGRSPSLEERLRILEDLRAKGLLSEEEAARRKAELLQEI from the coding sequence ATGCGCATGCCCGCGGTCCTGCTGGCGGCCGCCGTCTCGACGGGGGCCCAGGCCCAGCTCTTCCAGCGGCTGTTCAACCCCGAGGTGGAAGTGACCCTCACCCATCCTCCCGGCCTGGGGCTCCAGGTCCGGCGGGTGGCCTTCGCGCCGGTTACCGACCGGGCCAGCGCGGAGCTGGCGGACGCCCTCGCGGTGGACCTGGCGGCCCAGGGCACCCTGGAAGTGATGGACCGGGCCAATCTGGACAAGGTCCTGGCCGAACAGAAACTGGGGGCCTCGGGCCTGGCGGACGAGGCCACCGCGGTGGCCCTGGGACGGTTGATCGGCGCGCCCGTGCTCCTCATCGTCAAGACCCACGCCTTCCGCACCCGGGAGGTCCCCCTCACGGCCCAGCACACGGTCCGGGACCTCCAGGGGGCCGAGCGGCAGGTCACCACGTACATCTCCCGGACCGAGGCCGAACTGAGCGCGACCCTCCAGGTGGTGGACTGCGCCACCGGCCGCCTCTACCGGGGGCTTCGCCTGTCGGCCAGCCCTTACCTCGCGTCGGAATCCATGACCGGGCGGCCCCCCTATCCATCCTCCGTCGAGGCCAAGGACCGGGCGGTTCAGGAGGTCCTGCGGGACCTGCGGCGCCTCCTGCTGCCCTGGACGGAGCGCCGGCGCCTGGTGTTCTACGATGACCGGGATTTCGGCATGAAGGCCGCCTACGGCCGGGTGCGGGCGGGGGACGCCGCCGGGGCTCTGCGCCTGTCCCTGGAGGCCCGCGACCTCGCCCAGGCGGACCCGGCGGCCAAGCCCCGCCAGCGGGCGCGCGCCCAGTACAACGCCGGCATCTGCCATTTCATCCAGGGGGACTACGCGGCGGCCCTGCCCCTGCTCGAGGCGGCCCAGGGCCTGGAGCCCGGCAATGGGATCTTCCTGGAGGCCCTCGCCGAATGCCGCAAGGCCCAGGGCCTGCTGGAGGCCTGCCGCCGGGTGGAGGCCCGGTCCGGCGCGCCGTCGGAGAAGGCCGGCCGGTCGCCTTCCCTGGAGGAGCGCCTGCGGATCCTGGAGGATCTCCGGGCCAAGGGGCTCCTGTCCGAGGAGGAAGCTGCCCGCCGGAAGGCCGAACTTCTCCAGGAGATCTGA
- a CDS encoding LysE family translocator translates to MLAAVLVGFLFGFIGSMPVAGPIAMLVLRLGLNHDMRHARNVALGGAVAEAGYALLAYYGLSTVLERHPMVLPATRIAGAALCLILGVILLGHKPKPPQERPQEARTRGLKRSLAGGFLITAVNPTLIVSWTAALTALHATGLFILDPRRAIPFAVGVLGGIITWFITLLALVRRFKSRLSHAAIHGFIRVMGGLLAAGGAWVGVRAVLALRVG, encoded by the coding sequence ATGCTCGCCGCGGTCCTGGTCGGATTCCTCTTCGGCTTCATCGGCTCCATGCCGGTGGCGGGCCCCATCGCCATGCTGGTGCTCCGGCTGGGGCTCAACCACGACATGCGCCACGCGCGGAACGTGGCCCTGGGCGGCGCCGTCGCGGAGGCGGGCTACGCCCTCCTGGCCTACTACGGCCTGAGCACGGTCCTGGAGCGGCACCCCATGGTGCTGCCGGCCACCCGCATCGCCGGGGCCGCCCTCTGCCTCATCCTGGGGGTCATCCTGCTGGGCCACAAGCCCAAGCCGCCCCAGGAACGGCCCCAGGAGGCCCGCACCCGGGGCCTGAAGCGGAGCCTGGCGGGGGGCTTCCTCATCACGGCCGTGAACCCCACCCTCATCGTGAGCTGGACGGCGGCCCTGACGGCCCTGCACGCCACGGGGCTCTTCATCCTGGACCCGCGCCGGGCCATCCCCTTCGCCGTGGGCGTCCTGGGCGGCATCATCACCTGGTTCATCACCCTGCTGGCCCTGGTCCGCCGCTTCAAGAGCCGCCTGAGCCACGCGGCCATCCATGGCTTCATCCGGGTCATGGGCGGCCTGCTGGCGGCCGGTGGCGCCTGGGTGGGGGTGCGCGCGGTGCTGGCCCTGCGGGTGGGCTGA
- the lysS gene encoding lysine--tRNA ligase, which translates to MQLSQYRQARIEKLEKLKALGLDVWPRKAERTHGIGQILDAHDRGEVRRTQEELEGLNEVVSVMGRVIAIREMGKSVFVHITEMGDKLQVYFRMNDLEAPGWDVVKLLDLGDFISVTGPVMRTKMGELSVRATRVQFLTKAHLPLPEKWHGLQDKESRYRQRYLDLISNPEVLKTFQARSRIIAGVRRYMESRGFLEVETPMMQPIPGGATARPFITHHNALDIPLYLRIAPELYLKRLIVGGFERVFEVNRNFRNEGVSMRHNPEFTMLESYAAGDDLRDVMVLTENLFQEIATLMGGVERPWGENPDGTPRVISYATPFRRMTLKDATAQYGRIDRARLEDPAEVLKLAQEAHIEDAEKQTTGALLGALFEHHAEEHLIQPTFITEYPVELSPLTKNLPGDEKFVDRFELFIGGMELANAYSELNDPVVQMERFMAQLAEREAGNDEAMLLDEDFVEALEHGFPPCGGLGVGMDRMVMLMTNSSTIRDVLLFPLMRPMAKGAAPEEA; encoded by the coding sequence ATGCAACTGAGCCAATACCGCCAAGCCCGCATCGAGAAGCTGGAGAAGCTCAAGGCCCTCGGCCTGGACGTGTGGCCGCGCAAAGCGGAACGGACCCACGGCATCGGGCAGATCCTGGACGCCCACGACCGGGGCGAGGTCCGCCGGACCCAGGAGGAGCTGGAGGGGCTCAACGAGGTGGTGAGCGTCATGGGCCGGGTCATCGCCATCCGCGAGATGGGGAAGAGCGTCTTCGTGCACATCACCGAGATGGGCGACAAGCTCCAGGTCTACTTCCGCATGAACGACCTGGAGGCGCCGGGCTGGGACGTGGTCAAGCTCCTGGACCTGGGCGACTTCATCAGCGTCACGGGCCCCGTCATGCGCACCAAGATGGGCGAGCTGTCCGTCCGCGCCACCCGCGTCCAGTTCCTCACCAAGGCCCACCTCCCCCTGCCGGAGAAGTGGCACGGCCTCCAGGACAAGGAGAGCCGCTACCGGCAGCGCTACCTGGACCTCATCAGCAATCCCGAGGTGCTCAAGACCTTCCAGGCCCGCAGCCGCATCATCGCGGGGGTGCGCCGCTACATGGAGTCCCGGGGCTTCCTCGAGGTCGAGACGCCCATGATGCAGCCCATCCCCGGCGGCGCCACGGCCCGGCCCTTCATCACGCACCACAACGCCCTGGACATCCCCCTCTACCTCCGCATCGCCCCGGAGCTCTACCTCAAGCGCCTCATCGTGGGCGGCTTCGAGCGGGTCTTCGAGGTGAACCGCAACTTCCGGAACGAAGGCGTCTCCATGCGCCACAACCCGGAGTTCACCATGCTGGAGAGCTACGCCGCCGGCGACGATCTCCGGGACGTCATGGTGCTCACCGAGAACCTCTTCCAGGAGATCGCCACCCTCATGGGCGGCGTGGAGCGGCCCTGGGGCGAGAACCCCGACGGCACGCCGCGGGTCATCAGCTACGCGACCCCCTTCCGCCGCATGACCCTGAAGGACGCCACGGCCCAGTACGGCCGCATCGACCGGGCCCGCCTGGAGGATCCCGCGGAGGTGCTGAAGCTGGCCCAGGAGGCCCACATCGAGGACGCGGAAAAGCAGACCACCGGCGCCCTCCTGGGGGCCCTCTTCGAGCACCACGCCGAGGAACACCTGATCCAGCCCACCTTCATCACCGAGTACCCGGTGGAGCTGAGCCCCCTCACCAAGAACCTGCCCGGGGACGAGAAGTTCGTGGACCGGTTCGAGCTGTTCATCGGCGGCATGGAACTGGCCAACGCCTATTCGGAGCTCAACGACCCCGTCGTCCAGATGGAGCGCTTCATGGCCCAGCTGGCGGAGCGCGAGGCCGGCAACGACGAGGCCATGCTGCTGGACGAGGACTTCGTCGAGGCCCTGGAGCACGGTTTCCCGCCCTGCGGCGGCCTGGGCGTGGGCATGGACCGCATGGTGATGCTGATGACCAACAGCTCCACGATCCGCGACGTGCTCCTCTTCCCCCTCATGCGGCCCATGGCCAAGGGCGCGGCGCCCGAGGAGGCCTGA
- a CDS encoding HvfC/BufC family peptide modification chaperone — translation MTRPSPPPPDPVLALQRALADLALDPDTAAFEADPRAFAAARGLPRADREAFHRFKARLLFYRDGVRAALWEPLEDAYPLTLALLARDGALEACRSAFLASRSCVRPFHRDLAATFLGWLAASGWGQDRWPALLELAHSELVKLLVEHGPDGPLPGHLRPAPGPGDVAVLAPATQVLAYAHRVLEATLDRPEPPPGACRLVAARGPDGAVRWRELTEGATALLVRAQNEPIGEVVAALGLRDGPAALAFLAELRAWGALAGFTDATRLPRGPDADPGLP, via the coding sequence ATGACCAGGCCCTCGCCGCCACCGCCTGACCCCGTCCTCGCCCTGCAGCGGGCCCTGGCGGACCTGGCCCTGGACCCGGACACGGCCGCCTTCGAGGCCGATCCCCGGGCCTTCGCCGCGGCCCGGGGCCTGCCCCGGGCGGACCGGGAGGCCTTCCACCGCTTCAAGGCCCGCCTCCTCTTCTACCGGGACGGGGTGCGGGCGGCCCTCTGGGAGCCCCTGGAGGACGCCTACCCCCTCACCCTGGCCCTGCTGGCCCGGGACGGGGCCCTGGAGGCATGCCGGTCCGCCTTCCTCGCCTCCCGCAGCTGCGTCCGGCCCTTCCACCGGGACCTGGCGGCCACCTTCCTGGGCTGGCTCGCCGCCTCCGGCTGGGGCCAGGACCGGTGGCCCGCCCTGCTGGAGCTCGCCCATTCGGAACTGGTGAAGCTCCTGGTGGAGCACGGCCCCGACGGGCCCCTGCCCGGGCACCTCCGCCCGGCGCCCGGTCCCGGCGACGTGGCCGTCCTCGCCCCCGCCACCCAGGTGCTCGCCTACGCCCACCGGGTGCTGGAGGCCACCCTGGACCGGCCCGAGCCCCCGCCGGGGGCCTGCCGCCTCGTGGCGGCCCGCGGCCCCGACGGCGCGGTCCGCTGGCGGGAGCTCACGGAGGGGGCCACCGCCCTCCTCGTGCGGGCCCAGAACGAGCCCATCGGCGAGGTGGTGGCCGCCCTGGGCCTCCGGGACGGCCCCGCGGCCCTCGCCTTCCTCGCCGAGCTCCGGGCCTGGGGCGCCCTGGCCGGCTTCACCGACGCCACCCGCCTCCCCCGCGGCCCCGACGCGGACCCGGGCCTCCCCTGA
- a CDS encoding DUF692 domain-containing protein, which yields MNGEAPTGVGLGLRLPFLGEAAARDLDVPFWEIAPENVIGGGGAEADLIRRALARRPVISHGLSLGVGGFDPLDGTYLDQLGAFLEATGSPWHSEHLCFTAVDGATTLDLLPMPFTRDSARHAAARSRALRAALPVPLLLENITYYGELGHADLTEAQFLAEVLEGADVGWLLDVNNVYVNALNFGFDPFRWLEAMPLDRVAQMHVAGHHTWEGLVVDTHGAPVPLPVVDLMAFALARIGRPVPVLLERDNHIPPLPELLAERARLQEAYDQALAATA from the coding sequence ATGAACGGCGAGGCGCCGACCGGCGTCGGCCTCGGGCTGCGCCTCCCCTTCCTGGGGGAGGCCGCCGCCCGGGACCTGGACGTGCCCTTCTGGGAGATCGCCCCGGAGAACGTGATCGGCGGCGGCGGCGCCGAGGCGGACCTGATCCGGCGGGCCCTGGCCCGCCGCCCCGTGATCTCCCACGGCCTCTCCCTGGGCGTGGGCGGCTTCGATCCCCTGGACGGGACCTACCTGGACCAGCTGGGCGCCTTCCTGGAGGCCACGGGCAGCCCCTGGCACTCGGAGCACCTCTGCTTCACCGCCGTGGACGGCGCCACCACCCTGGACCTCCTGCCCATGCCCTTCACCCGCGACTCGGCCCGCCACGCCGCCGCCCGGTCCCGGGCCCTGCGGGCGGCCCTCCCCGTGCCCCTCCTCCTGGAGAACATCACCTATTACGGCGAGCTGGGCCACGCCGACCTGACGGAGGCCCAGTTCCTGGCCGAGGTGCTGGAGGGGGCCGACGTGGGCTGGCTCCTGGACGTGAACAACGTCTACGTCAACGCCCTCAACTTCGGGTTCGACCCCTTCCGCTGGCTGGAGGCCATGCCCCTGGACCGGGTCGCCCAGATGCACGTGGCCGGCCACCACACCTGGGAGGGCCTCGTGGTGGACACCCACGGCGCCCCGGTCCCCCTGCCGGTGGTGGACCTCATGGCCTTTGCCTTGGCCCGCATCGGGCGCCCCGTCCCCGTCCTGCTGGAGCGGGACAACCACATCCCCCCGCTGCCCGAGCTCCTGGCGGAGCGGGCCCGCCTGCAGGAGGCCTATGACCAGGCCCTCGCCGCCACCGCCTGA
- a CDS encoding prolyl oligopeptidase family serine peptidase, with amino-acid sequence MPSTLTNLLLGVSLVTTLHAQDDKYQWLEDVMGEKSLAWVKEANAQTSAKLEGTAEYKALEADLLKILDSKARIPMVTKAGNYFYNLWQDADHPRGLWRRTTLAEYRKAEPRWETVLDIDALGKAEKKGWVFKGAQFLRPQARLCLVSLSPGGSDAVEVREFDVEAKAFVKGGFQTPLAKTNVDWVDANTLFVGTDFGKGTLTTSGYARQARRWKRGTPLASAEVVFEGLETDMSASANHDDTPGFERDLLIRTPTFFTNEYFLLNKDGSRTKLDVPADAHAGFHREWFVVQPRTAWTVGGHTYAGGSLLVIKADAFLKGERTFDVLFEPTPASSLAGVAWTRHRAILHLNEDVKNRLVEVRHGKDGWTRKPLTWAPAIGTLALRPVDADTSDDCWLVTSDFQTPTTLSLVAAGKAPERLKALPALFDASKLETTQHFAVSKDGTRVPYFMVAPKGMKLDGSHPTHLYAYGGFEVSQIPGYNAPLGRAWLSKGYVYVLANIRGGGEYGPRWHQAALKANRHKAYEDLAAVAEDLVKRGVTAPKHLGVRGGSNGGLLVGNMLTQYPGLFGAVVCQVPLLDMKRYSHLLAGASWMAEYGDPDKPEEWAFVQTFSPYHLVKADGHYPPTLFMTTTRDDRVHPAHARKMFAKMKDMGHDVLYFENVEGGHGSGADNRQTAHFLALQFDFMEQKLK; translated from the coding sequence ATGCCATCGACCCTCACCAACCTCCTCCTGGGTGTGTCCCTCGTGACCACCCTGCATGCCCAGGACGACAAATACCAATGGCTCGAGGACGTCATGGGCGAGAAGTCCCTGGCCTGGGTCAAGGAGGCGAACGCCCAGACTTCCGCCAAGCTGGAGGGCACCGCCGAGTACAAGGCCCTCGAGGCGGACCTCCTGAAGATCCTGGATTCCAAGGCCCGGATCCCCATGGTCACCAAGGCCGGCAACTACTTCTACAACCTCTGGCAGGACGCCGACCATCCCCGCGGCCTCTGGCGCCGCACGACCCTCGCCGAGTACCGCAAGGCGGAGCCCCGCTGGGAGACCGTCCTGGACATCGACGCCCTCGGCAAAGCCGAGAAGAAGGGCTGGGTGTTCAAGGGCGCCCAGTTCCTCCGGCCCCAGGCCCGCCTGTGCCTCGTCAGCCTCTCCCCCGGCGGTTCCGACGCCGTGGAGGTGCGGGAGTTCGACGTGGAGGCCAAGGCCTTCGTGAAGGGCGGCTTCCAGACGCCCCTCGCCAAGACCAACGTGGACTGGGTGGACGCGAACACCCTCTTCGTCGGCACCGATTTCGGCAAGGGCACCCTCACCACCTCCGGCTACGCCCGCCAGGCCCGGCGCTGGAAGCGGGGCACCCCCCTCGCCTCCGCCGAGGTCGTGTTCGAGGGCCTCGAGACGGACATGTCGGCCTCGGCCAACCACGATGACACCCCCGGCTTCGAGCGGGACCTCCTCATCCGCACCCCCACCTTCTTCACCAACGAATACTTCCTCCTGAACAAGGACGGCAGCCGCACGAAGCTGGACGTCCCCGCCGACGCCCACGCCGGCTTCCACCGGGAGTGGTTCGTGGTCCAGCCCCGCACCGCCTGGACGGTCGGGGGCCACACCTACGCGGGCGGCAGCCTCCTGGTCATCAAGGCCGACGCCTTCCTGAAGGGCGAACGGACCTTCGACGTCCTCTTCGAGCCCACCCCCGCCTCCAGCCTCGCCGGCGTCGCCTGGACCCGCCACCGCGCCATCCTCCACCTGAACGAGGACGTCAAGAACCGCCTCGTCGAGGTGCGCCACGGCAAGGACGGCTGGACCCGCAAGCCCCTGACCTGGGCGCCGGCCATCGGCACCCTCGCCCTCCGCCCCGTGGACGCGGACACCAGCGACGACTGCTGGCTCGTGACCTCCGATTTCCAGACGCCCACCACCCTCAGCCTCGTGGCGGCCGGCAAGGCCCCCGAGCGCCTGAAGGCCCTGCCCGCCCTCTTCGACGCCTCGAAGCTGGAGACCACCCAGCACTTCGCGGTCTCCAAGGACGGCACCCGGGTCCCCTACTTCATGGTGGCCCCCAAGGGCATGAAGCTCGACGGCTCCCACCCCACCCACCTCTACGCCTACGGCGGTTTCGAGGTCTCCCAGATCCCCGGCTACAACGCGCCCCTCGGCCGCGCCTGGCTCTCCAAGGGCTACGTCTACGTGCTGGCCAACATCCGCGGCGGCGGCGAGTACGGCCCCCGCTGGCACCAGGCCGCCCTCAAGGCCAACCGCCACAAGGCCTATGAGGACCTGGCCGCGGTGGCCGAGGACCTCGTCAAGCGCGGCGTCACCGCGCCGAAGCACCTGGGCGTCCGCGGCGGCAGCAACGGCGGGCTCCTGGTCGGCAACATGCTGACCCAGTACCCGGGGCTCTTCGGCGCCGTGGTCTGCCAGGTCCCCCTGCTGGACATGAAGCGCTACAGCCACCTCCTGGCCGGCGCCTCCTGGATGGCCGAGTACGGCGACCCGGACAAGCCCGAGGAGTGGGCCTTCGTCCAGACCTTCTCCCCCTACCACCTGGTGAAGGCCGACGGCCACTATCCCCCCACCCTCTTCATGACCACGACCCGCGACGACCGGGTGCACCCGGCCCACGCCCGGAAGATGTTCGCCAAGATGAAGGACATGGGCCATGACGTCCTTTACTTCGAGAACGTCGAGGGCGGGCACGGCTCAGGCGCCGACAACCGCCAGACGGCCCACTTCCTGGCCCTGCAGTTCGACTTCATGGAGCAGAAGCTCAAATAG